Proteins encoded in a region of the Streptomyces sp. NBC_00258 genome:
- a CDS encoding AAA family ATPase — MTDVEEGAGSDPWAGKVPPLPEEAPEDEQLPKAFVRGGAFVLDVPDTPPAVWGEGGDVLWAEGEALMVAAPQGVGKTTVAHQVVRARLGLQENALGFPVTEGRRVLLLSMDRPAQARRAAHRIFAKDDRDVLDDRLIVWEGPPPFDLATRTDILAAMCERAKADTVVLDSLKDAAIGLSDDAVGAGYNRARQTVLAAGVQVLELHHTRKAGANGGEPNTISDVYGSTWLTSGTGSVISLYGDPGDPIVSFRHLKQPMNEVGPFQLIHDHPSGTTSVMHTVDLVELVRASGPEGLTALAAAEALFETKKPSRADKEKARRRLEALTASSVLARLEPKYPGGSAAYYLAAREQG, encoded by the coding sequence ATGACCGACGTCGAGGAAGGGGCCGGTAGCGACCCGTGGGCCGGGAAGGTGCCGCCGCTACCCGAGGAAGCCCCCGAGGATGAGCAGCTGCCCAAGGCCTTCGTCCGCGGTGGCGCGTTCGTCCTCGACGTACCCGACACCCCGCCTGCCGTGTGGGGAGAAGGCGGCGACGTGCTGTGGGCGGAGGGCGAGGCATTGATGGTCGCCGCCCCGCAAGGCGTCGGCAAGACGACCGTTGCCCACCAGGTCGTGCGCGCCCGTCTCGGGCTGCAGGAAAACGCCCTCGGCTTCCCAGTGACCGAGGGCAGGCGGGTCCTGCTGCTGTCCATGGACCGGCCTGCGCAGGCTCGGCGTGCCGCTCACCGCATCTTCGCCAAAGACGACCGGGACGTCCTCGATGACCGGCTCATCGTGTGGGAGGGGCCGCCGCCGTTCGACCTGGCCACTCGCACCGACATCCTCGCCGCGATGTGCGAACGGGCGAAGGCCGACACGGTGGTCCTCGACTCCCTCAAGGACGCCGCCATCGGACTGTCAGACGACGCGGTCGGTGCCGGCTACAACCGGGCCCGGCAGACGGTGCTGGCCGCAGGCGTCCAAGTCCTCGAGCTGCACCACACCCGAAAGGCCGGGGCCAACGGGGGCGAGCCGAACACCATCTCCGACGTGTACGGGTCCACCTGGCTGACCTCCGGTACCGGGTCGGTCATCTCCCTGTACGGCGACCCCGGCGACCCCATCGTGTCCTTCCGCCACCTGAAACAACCGATGAACGAGGTCGGCCCTTTTCAGCTGATCCACGATCACCCGTCCGGAACGACCAGCGTCATGCACACGGTCGACCTCGTCGAGTTGGTGCGCGCCAGCGGACCGGAGGGTCTGACGGCTCTCGCCGCCGCGGAAGCCCTGTTCGAGACCAAGAAGCCCAGCCGCGCGGACAAGGAGAAGGCTCGCCGCCGTCTCGAAGCCCTCACCGCCAGCAGCGTCCTGGCCCGCCTGGAACCCAAGTACCCGGGCGGATCGGCCGCTTACTACCTGGCGGCCAGGGAGCAGGGATGA
- a CDS encoding bifunctional DNA primase/polymerase — protein MSRTGLSPRERRHRAMHAFIDRDCPVSALTPGLKVPVKSCPQCDIKSPDYVRHHGIKDCPHPADLCHGFHAATLDHGKAQSWIDRHPDLNFAVSPGPAGLVIIDLDTNKNQAPVPEAYAGIPGVRDGHDVWALALERYGAQPPTDTMQVATPNGGLHIWFRLPEGVIVNKSEGDFGWLVDVRSTNSYIVAPTSVTKAGEYRRIGDVTTPQLAPAWLLHHLEHTGHKPKPPVPRPIRRQYVERSGDHRGKTLQDLAHELATAQESERHSVLCRVTAAAAFLVERGQCDEAEMRDEMFSAGHQAMRSDYEIHKAIESALTYASGRAA, from the coding sequence GTGAGCCGAACTGGGCTTTCCCCGCGCGAGCGTCGGCACCGCGCCATGCATGCCTTCATCGACCGTGACTGCCCCGTGTCCGCCCTCACCCCGGGGCTCAAGGTCCCCGTGAAGTCGTGCCCGCAGTGCGACATCAAGTCACCCGACTATGTACGGCATCACGGGATCAAGGACTGCCCGCACCCGGCCGATCTGTGTCACGGCTTCCACGCCGCCACCCTCGACCACGGCAAGGCGCAGTCCTGGATCGACCGCCACCCCGACCTCAACTTCGCGGTGTCGCCGGGGCCGGCCGGGCTGGTCATCATCGACCTCGACACCAACAAGAACCAGGCGCCAGTACCCGAGGCCTACGCGGGCATCCCCGGAGTCCGAGACGGTCACGACGTGTGGGCACTCGCCCTTGAGCGCTACGGCGCCCAGCCGCCGACCGACACGATGCAGGTCGCCACACCCAACGGCGGCCTCCACATCTGGTTCCGTCTCCCGGAAGGCGTGATCGTCAACAAGTCGGAGGGCGACTTCGGCTGGCTCGTCGACGTCCGCTCCACCAACAGCTACATCGTGGCTCCGACCAGCGTCACGAAGGCCGGAGAGTACCGGCGGATCGGCGACGTCACCACCCCCCAACTCGCCCCGGCCTGGCTACTGCACCACCTCGAACACACCGGCCACAAGCCCAAGCCGCCCGTGCCGCGCCCCATCCGCAGGCAGTACGTAGAACGCTCCGGCGACCACCGCGGCAAGACCCTGCAGGACCTCGCCCACGAACTCGCCACCGCCCAAGAAAGCGAACGGCACTCGGTTCTCTGCCGCGTCACCGCCGCCGCGGCGTTCCTCGTCGAACGCGGCCAGTGCGACGAAGCCGAGATGCGCGACGAGATGTTCAGCGCCGGGCACCAGGCCATGCGCAGCGACTACGAAATCCACAAGGCCATCGAGAGCGCCCTCACCTACGCATCCGGGAGGGCCGCATGA